Within the Saccharopolyspora gloriosae genome, the region CGGTCGAAGCCGGGGGCCATCGTTATGCCGACGGCGCGTAATGGAAGACCGGCACCGGTTCGGCGTGTTCTGCGGCGACGTTTCGCAGCAGGTTCAGCACGGATTCGGCGGTGTCCGAGGTCAGGTCGGCGAACGCCAAGTGCGACGTTCGTCCTTCGGCTCGTGCGGTGGCGAGCGCTTCCGGGGTGTCTCTGATCAGCTCTTCCGCGACCGCGCGGTTCTTCACCCAGAGTTGCTCGAACCCGGAGAACAACACCGCGCTCCGCCCGGAGGCCCGCAGTGCTCCGGTGAGCGTGTCCGACTCGGGCGCGATTCGGCCGAGCAGTGCCTTCCGGTCGGCCACGTCCCGCATGTTGATCTCCAACGCCTGCTGCGGAGGAAGCGCGAGTTGCGCGAACCCGGCTCGCGCCGACGGAGGCAGGTCGAGGTGCAGCGCGGCGTGTACCCCTTCGAGCTGGGCGAACTGCCCCGCCGCCACGTCGTAGACGACGACCGGATCGTTCGAAGGCTCCTTCGGCTTGCTGTAGAAGGTGATCTGGGGGTCGTAAGGCTCCTCAGGGTCATCGAATATTTCGACGACGAACTCCCGGTTCGGGAACTGCGTTTTCAGGAGGCCTCGCCAGCAATCGGCTACGCTCTCCGCGAATACGGACATCTCCGCGATGTGCTCGTCGAGCTGCAAGTTAGTGAATACATCTGGAAGAATTGTCAAATTGCTCTTGAATTCGACCTTGCTTGTATCTCCCTTGAAGTGAGATATCCAGATGTCTAGCGCCTCTTTTTGGGCCGAGCTGGGCTCGGTTTCGTTTTCGGTCGCGAAGATGGTGCCGCGATACTCGAGAAAGTTCGGTCGGAACAACCATTGGATGGCGAGTATCGCCTCGAATCCTGAGGTGAGCGTGCTGAGAAATCCGATAGGCGTCAGTGGGTCGCCGTCGGAGGTGTGCCAGTCCTTGAGGAAGCCGGGATACTCGCGTCGATTCTCATTCTCTTCAGTGCTCACGGTACCTCCCGGGGTGTGGCGGCGCGAACCGGTTGTTCCTTGCTCGGGCCGACTCTCGTTGTCCCTGTTTTGTCGTCAACGTTGAGTTGATAATGTAGAACGTGCGGAGTGGGAACTCCTCCGTGCGGCCTCCCGGCCAGGTCGACGCGCTTAATGATATATCCCTGGTCGTCGTAAACGCTGTAACTAGTCACGGTCCCGGTTTGCGAGTCTTTCCGATAGTAAACCTGGTTCGGTTCGGCGGTCAGGGGGACTTTGCCCCCGCCTCGCCCGGTTCCGGTCCACTGCGTGCCGTTCTCGATCAGTTCCCGTGCATGCGGTAGTGGCTGGTCGCGTCGGTAGACCGGTGGCGCGGGGGGCGGCAGTGGTGCTGGTTCCGGCGTGCCTGCGCCTTCGAAGATCGACTCGGCGAAGTCCACGATCGTCTGGAACGCCTTCTTGATGCCGCGAAAGAGCGCGGACAATCCGCTCTTGATCAGTTGTCCGAGTCGGGCCAGCAGTGGTCCGATGTGGTTTTTGAGAAGTTGCAGCAGGAATCGGAGGAGCGGTCCCCAGAACGCTACGGCGACCTGGCTCTGCATCTCTTGCCGCTGAGTGTGTCCGGCGGCCAGTACCGAGATGATGGCGTTTTTGGTCTCGATGGTGGCGAGTGCCATCGCATCGACGGCCGCCGCGGCCTGTTCGGCTGCCACGGTGCCGAGCGCGAAGTGCGCGTCGATTCCGGCCCAGCGGCCGTCGAACGCGTCGATGGTCGCGCCGTGATGCGTCGCCGCGACCGACCGGGCTGTTTCGGAGCCCTCTTGGCGAAGTCGTTCCAATGTCCTGCCGGTTCTGCGCCAGCCTTCGGCTAGTTCGTGCAGCCGGTCTTCGTCGGCTTCGGGAAAGGTTCCGCCGCACTCCGCCAGCAGCTGTGCGAGCTCAGGCGGGAGCGTGATGCTCACGACCGGTTCCCCAGTTCGGAGAGCAGCTTGTTCAATTCGTCGGCGTGGGTCCGGTCGATGTCTTCGAGTTCGGTCGCCGTCGCTATCAGCGAGGTGCCGACCTCGGCCGTAGCGCGTGCCAATACCGCCAAGGCCCGCTCCGCCAGTTCGGCCACTTCCAGGTGCGCTTGGCCGAAGGCCGCTCCAAGTTCGTCCGCTCCCCAGGTGCCGGCGTCTCCTGCCACCGCTGTCCGCAGTGTTCCGCGTTCGGCGTCCACTCCTTCTCCGGCCGAACTGAGCCGCCTGCCTGATCCGCGTAACTGGTCGGTGTGGATGAAGAACGACGCTGCCATGCACTCCGCCTCGCCTGCCGGACGTTGTGTGATCTTGCCGGGGAGGCTAGCGATTCCGGAGAACCGGGTGGGATCGTTCGAAAGAGGCGGCCGAGTGTGGCGGGTCACAGCATCGTTGGGGGATCTTGTGAGTTCATTCCTGGAAGACCCGGCTGATCACCACCGTGGTCGCGGGAGCTTTCCCGAGCACGCGCCGGAGGACGACGAACTCATGGGCTCGGGCGCCTCGTCGGATGGGCTCGTCCGGGCGCGGGTCGATCCGCGGGGGCGGGTCGGTGAGATCGCGTTCGACCCGCATCAGTGGGGACGGATGCCGCGAGCCGCGGCGGAGGCGGCGGTACGGGAAGCGGTCAACGCGGCGCTGGACGAGATGGCCGAGAAGGTCGCCTCGACAGGTGCGTTGCCCGGGCTCGGCGCGGAACTCGGCCGCGTCACCGAGGGTTTCGAGCGAGCGATGGACAAGGTCGCCGCGGACATCGACGCGGCACGCAAGCGGTTGGACTCCTGACATGCGCAGCCGCAGAACCTCGTGCGATCCGCGCTTCTGCCTTCCCATCGCGGCACGACTCGCGGATGGTGATCAACGGGCTGTGTGCGGCTGGATTCACCAGTAGGGTTCTCGCGGGCTTATTCCGAGTGCAGGGGCGGTGCCATGGGCCGGGCTTATGTGGTGGGCACTTTCGACACCAAGGCGGCTGAGCTGCGCTACGTCGCCGGGCTCGTCGCCGACGCGGGCGTGGAGGTGACCACGGTCGACGTGAGCACCTCCGGTACGGATTCCGCCGATGCTCCCGATGTGCCCGCCGCCGAGGTGGCCGCCGCGCACCCGCGCGGAGCCGAGGCGGTGTTCACCGGCGATCGCGGGTCGGCCGCCGTGGCGATGGCGCTGGCGTTCGAGCGGTGGCTGGCCGCGCGGCACGGTGTCGGCGGAGTGCTGGGGCTCGGCGGTTCCGGGGGCACGGCGCTGATCACTCCCGCGCTGCGGGGGTTGCCGGTGGGAGTGCCGAAGCTGATGGTCTCTACCGTGGCCTCCGGAGACATTTCGTCCTATGTGGACGCATCGGATATCGCGATGTTCCCGGCGGTGACCGACGTCGCCGGGCTCAACCGGATTTCCCGCCGAGTGCTCGGCAACGCGGCGCACGCGCTGGCCGGGGCCGTGCGCAACACCGTTCCGGCCGTGGAGCAGCGCCCGGCGGTGGCGCTGACGATGTTCGGGGTGACGACGCCTTGCGTCACCAAGACCGCGGACAGGCTCGCCGCCGAGCACGACCCGCTGGTGTTCCACGCGACCGGTACCGGCGGGCGGGCGATGGAGAAGCTCGTCGCCGACGGCCTCATCGAAGCGGTCCTGGACATCACCACCACCGAGGTGTGCGACCTGATCGCCGGGGGAGTGATGAGCGCCGGTGACTCGCGGCTCGACGCCGTCGCGCACGGCGGTGTTCCCTACGTCGGCTCCTGCGGCGCCCTCGACATGGTCAACTTCGGGGCGCCGGACACCGTGCCGGAGCGCTACCGGGGCCGGCTGTTCTACGAGCACAACCCGCAGGTCACGCTGATGCGCACCACCCCGGACGAATGCCGCGAGATCGCCCGGTTCCTGGCCGCGAAGCTCAACGCCTGCACCGGACCGGTGCGGTTCCTGCTGCCCGAGGGCGGTGTCTCGCTGCTCGACGTCGCAGGGCAGCCCTTCCACGATCCGGCGGCCGACCAGGCCCTGTTCGAGACTCTCGAAGCGGAGGTCCACCAGACCGAGCAGCGGCAGCTGCGGAGGATTCCGCACGACATCAACGACGACGGTTTCGTGGACGCGCTGCTCACGGCGTTCCGCGAAGTGCGGCCCGAAGCGGAAGGGGAACGGTCATGACGCGGTTCGATCGGGAAAGCCTGCTGCGCCGATTCCGGGGCATGGCCGATCGGGGTGAGCCGATCATCGGCGGCGGCGCCGGTACCGGGTTGTCGGCGAAGTGCGAGGAATCCGGCGGCATCGACCTGATCGTGCTGTACAACTCGGGCCGCTACCGGATGGCCGGCCGTGGTTCGCTGGCCGGGCTGCTGGCCTACGGCAACGCCAACGAGATCGTCGTGGAGATGGCGAGCGAAGTGCTGCCCGTGGTGCGCCGCACGCCGGTGCTCGCGGGCGTCAACGGCACCGACCCGTTCCTGCTCACCGGCCCGTTCCTGGCGCGGCTGCGCGAACTCGGCTTCGCCGGGATCCAGAACTTCCCGACCGTTGGGCTCATCGACGGCACCTTTCGGGCCAATCTGGAGGAGACCGGCATGAGCTACCGCCAGGAGGTCGAGCTCATCGCCGCCGCGCGGGAAGCGGACCTGTTCACCACGCCGTACGTCTTCTCCGCCGCGGACGCCCGCGCCATGACCGCCGCCGGAGCCGACATCGTCGTGTGCCACCTCGGGCTCACTACCGGCGGCTCGATCGGCGCGGAGACCTCGAAGGATCTCGACGACTGCGTGACGCTGATCGACGAGTGGTCCGCGGCGGCCGCCGAAGTGCGCGAGGACGTGCTGATCCTCTGCCACGGCGGCCCGATCGCCACACCCGAGGACGCGGCCTACGTGCTGGGCCGCACCAAGCGGTGCCACGGTTTCTACGGCGCCAGCAGCATGGAACGGCTCCCGGTCGAGCAGGCGCTGACCGAGCGGACCAGGGAGTTCAAGAACCTCAAGCGGTGAGCCGCACTGCCCGGTGCGGTGGAACACGACGGTGAGGAGCACGTGATGACACGGTCCTATGCGAGTGCGGTGGTTCCGGCCACGGCGGATCAGGTGTGGGCGCTGGTGCGGGACTTCAACGGATTGCCGCAGTGGCATCCGGCGATCAAGACCAGCGAGATCGAGGCGGGCGCGTCCCCGGCGGAGGTCGGGGCGACGCGTCGGCTGACCCTCGCCGACGGCGGTGTCGTGCGGGAACGGCTGGTGGCGCTGGACGACACCGCCCGCGCTTACACCTACGAGATCACCGAAGGCCCCTTCCCGGTGCGTTCGTACCGCAGCACGATCCGCGTCCTGCCGATCACGGCGACCGGGCAGTCGTTCGTCGAGTGGTACAGCGACTACGACACCGATGCGGCCGAGGAGGAGAAGCTTGACCAAGTGTTCGGTGGCGGCGTGTTCGGTACCGGGTTGAAGGCGCTCGGCGACCACTACGCCGGCTGAGTCCGGCTTGCTGGGCGGGCGCTCGAACGCCCGCCCGGCGCCGTGCCCACGGGTATCATGGGCACCGTGCGCCACGCGGAAAGTTCGTGAGTGCGCAAGCTGCCATTCGGCTGACGATCGGTGTGGGTTAGCCGACACACTCGGATGGCGGCCCGTTAGAGTTCAGCCGTGCCAAGCAGTGAAACTTCCCCTGAACGAGCGACAGAAGCCGAGTCGTCCGAAACGCTGCGTAGCGGCGCTGCGCCGGGCGGCGTGGTCGTCACCGGCGGCTCCGGGTTCGTCGGCCGCGCCGTCGTCCGGGCGCTGACCGAACGCGGCACGCCGGTCACCATCGTCGATGTGCAAGACCCGCCGGAATCGCTGCGCGGCGAGCTCGTCACCCACGTCGCGGGCGACCTCTCCGACCCGGCCGTCCGCGAAGCCGCCGTCGCCGAGGGCACCGATGCCATCGTGCACCTCGCCGCGATCACCTCGGTGCTGCGTTCCGTGGACCAGCCGGCCGAGACCTACCGCGCCAACGTGGAGGTCACCCAGGAACTGCTCGAACTCGCGCGGCAGCGCGGCGTCGGCCGGTTCGTGCTCGCCTCCACCAACGCCGTCGTCGGCGACATCGGCCACGGCACCATCTCCGAAGACCTCCCGCTGCGCCCGCTCACGCCGTACGGCGCGACGAAGGCCGCCTGCGAAATGCTGCTGTCCGGCTACGCGGGTTCCTACGGCATCGCCACCACCGCGCTGCGGTTCACCAACATCTACGGCCCCGGCATGGGGCACAAGGACAGCTTCATCCCGCGGCTGATGCGCGCGGCGCTGTCCGGCGCGAGCGTCGAGGTCTACGGCGACGGCGCGCAGAGCCGCGACTTCGTGCACATCGACGACGTGGTGCAGGGCATCCTCGCGGCCAGCGACAAGCAATACACCGGAACCGCGATCATCGGCTCCGGGCGGTCGATCTCCGTGCTGGAACTCATCGAGGCGGTCCGCGCCGCCACCGGTGAGCCGCTGCCGGTCACGCACGTGCCCGCCAAGAACGGCGAGATGCCCGCGGTGATCGTGGACATCGCCAAGGCCGGTCGCGAACTCGGCTACACC harbors:
- a CDS encoding phosphoenolpyruvate hydrolase family protein, with the protein product MTRFDRESLLRRFRGMADRGEPIIGGGAGTGLSAKCEESGGIDLIVLYNSGRYRMAGRGSLAGLLAYGNANEIVVEMASEVLPVVRRTPVLAGVNGTDPFLLTGPFLARLRELGFAGIQNFPTVGLIDGTFRANLEETGMSYRQEVELIAAAREADLFTTPYVFSAADARAMTAAGADIVVCHLGLTTGGSIGAETSKDLDDCVTLIDEWSAAAAEVREDVLILCHGGPIATPEDAAYVLGRTKRCHGFYGASSMERLPVEQALTERTREFKNLKR
- a CDS encoding Tm-1-like ATP-binding domain-containing protein; amino-acid sequence: MGRAYVVGTFDTKAAELRYVAGLVADAGVEVTTVDVSTSGTDSADAPDVPAAEVAAAHPRGAEAVFTGDRGSAAVAMALAFERWLAARHGVGGVLGLGGSGGTALITPALRGLPVGVPKLMVSTVASGDISSYVDASDIAMFPAVTDVAGLNRISRRVLGNAAHALAGAVRNTVPAVEQRPAVALTMFGVTTPCVTKTADRLAAEHDPLVFHATGTGGRAMEKLVADGLIEAVLDITTTEVCDLIAGGVMSAGDSRLDAVAHGGVPYVGSCGALDMVNFGAPDTVPERYRGRLFYEHNPQVTLMRTTPDECREIARFLAAKLNACTGPVRFLLPEGGVSLLDVAGQPFHDPAADQALFETLEAEVHQTEQRQLRRIPHDINDDGFVDALLTAFREVRPEAEGERS
- a CDS encoding NAD(P)-dependent oxidoreductase, translating into MVVTGGSGFVGRAVVRALTERGTPVTIVDVQDPPESLRGELVTHVAGDLSDPAVREAAVAEGTDAIVHLAAITSVLRSVDQPAETYRANVEVTQELLELARQRGVGRFVLASTNAVVGDIGHGTISEDLPLRPLTPYGATKAACEMLLSGYAGSYGIATTALRFTNIYGPGMGHKDSFIPRLMRAALSGASVEVYGDGAQSRDFVHIDDVVQGILAASDKQYTGTAIIGSGRSISVLELIEAVRAATGEPLPVTHVPAKNGEMPAVIVDIAKAGRELGYTPSVELTDGLRTVWEDFRTVTPGAP
- a CDS encoding SRPBCC family protein — protein: MTRSYASAVVPATADQVWALVRDFNGLPQWHPAIKTSEIEAGASPAEVGATRRLTLADGGVVRERLVALDDTARAYTYEITEGPFPVRSYRSTIRVLPITATGQSFVEWYSDYDTDAAEEEKLDQVFGGGVFGTGLKALGDHYAG
- a CDS encoding YbaB/EbfC family DNA-binding protein, whose translation is MSSFLEDPADHHRGRGSFPEHAPEDDELMGSGASSDGLVRARVDPRGRVGEIAFDPHQWGRMPRAAAEAAVREAVNAALDEMAEKVASTGALPGLGAELGRVTEGFERAMDKVAADIDAARKRLDS
- a CDS encoding polymorphic toxin type 24 domain-containing protein, coding for MSITLPPELAQLLAECGGTFPEADEDRLHELAEGWRRTGRTLERLRQEGSETARSVAATHHGATIDAFDGRWAGIDAHFALGTVAAEQAAAAVDAMALATIETKNAIISVLAAGHTQRQEMQSQVAVAFWGPLLRFLLQLLKNHIGPLLARLGQLIKSGLSALFRGIKKAFQTIVDFAESIFEGAGTPEPAPLPPPAPPVYRRDQPLPHARELIENGTQWTGTGRGGGKVPLTAEPNQVYYRKDSQTGTVTSYSVYDDQGYIIKRVDLAGRPHGGVPTPHVLHYQLNVDDKTGTTRVGPSKEQPVRAATPREVP